The following proteins are co-located in the Paenibacillus sp. JNUCC32 genome:
- a CDS encoding ABC transporter permease, translated as MDNHIKKYLMNFMKYRDLLKLLVIKDIKIKYKRSILGILWSVLNPLLTMIIITLVFQELFKFNIENFAAYVISGQVLFTFFSEATSLAMSSIYSSGQIIKKVYIPKYIFPVSKVLYSLVNMCLAFLAVLIVCILTGVKLEFTVIFSLFSFIYVFFFSLGMGLILCSIVVFFRDIEHIYGILLTAWMYATPIIYPMDIMPDKYMVLMYANPIYYFLTHFRESLLYGHIPPLELNLQCAGYAISTLLFGLYLFKKKQDKFILYI; from the coding sequence ATGAAGTATAGAGATTTGCTGAAATTGCTTGTAATAAAAGATATTAAGATAAAATATAAAAGATCAATTCTAGGAATTCTCTGGAGTGTTTTAAATCCATTATTGACCATGATAATCATAACCTTAGTTTTCCAAGAACTTTTTAAATTTAATATAGAGAATTTTGCTGCTTATGTGATAAGTGGACAAGTTCTGTTTACTTTTTTTTCTGAAGCGACCTCACTAGCAATGTCTTCAATATACTCATCTGGTCAAATAATTAAGAAGGTTTACATACCCAAGTATATATTTCCGGTATCTAAAGTCCTGTACTCATTAGTTAATATGTGCCTTGCATTTTTAGCGGTATTAATAGTGTGTATACTAACTGGAGTTAAACTAGAATTTACAGTAATTTTTAGTTTGTTTTCATTTATATATGTTTTCTTTTTTAGTTTAGGCATGGGGCTTATTCTCTGTAGTATAGTAGTTTTTTTTAGAGATATTGAGCATATTTACGGAATATTACTGACTGCGTGGATGTATGCGACACCTATAATATATCCAATGGATATTATGCCTGATAAATATATGGTTTTAATGTATGCTAACCCAATCTATTATTTCCTAACACATTTTAGAGAGTCACTTCTATATGGACATATCCCTCCATTAGAATTGAACTTACAATGTGCAGGGTATGCAATTTCTACTCTATTATTTGGCTTATATCTATTCAAGAAAAAACAAGATAAGTTCATTTTATATATTTAA
- a CDS encoding ABC transporter ATP-binding protein — translation MNDINSTLIEIEQVSMCFNMTTERITTFKEFFIKKIKGQIAYTKFWALKDVSFKIYKGELFGILGLNGAGKSTLLKVVAGVLKPTNGKVSVFGSMAPLIELGAGFDPELTARENIYLNGAVLGYSKKEMNSKFAEIVEFSELENFIDVPVKNFSSGMYARLGFAIATATTPDILIVDEILSVGDFKFQQKCEAKINEMVDNGTSVLLVSHSIDQIRNLCSRGVILENGNMIKMGEVSELCDFYYSKYN, via the coding sequence ATGAATGATATAAATAGTACTCTTATTGAAATAGAACAAGTGTCGATGTGTTTTAATATGACGACTGAGAGGATAACTACTTTTAAAGAGTTTTTTATAAAAAAAATTAAAGGGCAAATAGCATATACAAAGTTCTGGGCACTCAAAGATGTAAGCTTTAAAATTTACAAAGGGGAGCTTTTTGGTATTCTGGGACTGAATGGAGCTGGGAAAAGTACTTTACTTAAGGTTGTGGCAGGGGTATTAAAACCAACCAATGGAAAAGTTTCTGTATTCGGATCAATGGCACCCCTTATTGAATTAGGAGCGGGATTTGATCCTGAGCTAACAGCGCGAGAGAATATTTATCTCAACGGAGCAGTGCTTGGTTATAGTAAAAAAGAAATGAATTCTAAATTTGCAGAGATAGTTGAATTTTCTGAACTTGAAAATTTTATCGATGTACCGGTGAAAAATTTCTCCTCAGGTATGTATGCAAGGTTAGGCTTCGCGATAGCTACAGCTACAACACCAGATATATTAATTGTTGATGAAATATTGTCCGTAGGGGACTTTAAATTTCAGCAAAAATGCGAGGCTAAGATTAACGAAATGGTAGATAATGGTACAAGTGTTTTATTAGTCTCGCATTCTATTGACCAAATTAGAAACTTGTGCAGCAGAGGAGTAATCCTTGAAAACGGAAATATGATTAAGATGGGTGAAGTTTCTGAGCTTTGTGATTTTTATTATTCAAAGTATAATTAA
- a CDS encoding glycosyltransferase family 2 protein: MNIKNIYYAFIKYFIRFKTKVNVKQIVTMRSINWYGEWIDKNEKYSMEEISRECERFIYKPLISILVPVYNVKESYLRECLDSVCNQVYNNWELCIADDNSSEKYIKEILEEYRNKDPRIKVAYREVNGNISACSNTALSLADGDFVALLDNDDILSPVALYEVVSKLNDSSDIDVIYSDEDKLLDGKRVQPFFKKKWNINLLSSVNFICHFVVYRISLVRRVGGFRIGYEGAQDWDLAIRITNLTDKIAHIPKMLYHWRISTTSTSGGEGNKPYIKEVQDRMLKSHF; the protein is encoded by the coding sequence ATGAATATAAAAAATATATATTATGCATTTATTAAGTACTTTATTAGGTTTAAGACTAAAGTTAATGTGAAACAGATTGTAACAATGAGATCAATAAATTGGTATGGAGAATGGATCGACAAGAATGAAAAATATTCCATGGAAGAAATCTCTAGGGAATGTGAAAGGTTTATTTACAAACCTTTAATATCGATATTAGTTCCGGTATACAATGTCAAAGAAAGTTATTTGAGAGAATGTCTTGATTCCGTCTGCAATCAAGTTTATAACAATTGGGAACTTTGTATAGCTGATGATAATTCATCTGAAAAGTATATTAAAGAAATTTTAGAGGAATACAGAAATAAAGATCCTCGAATAAAGGTGGCTTATAGAGAAGTCAATGGTAATATCTCGGCATGTAGTAACACTGCGCTTTCACTAGCAGATGGGGACTTTGTTGCGTTGCTGGACAATGACGATATACTATCGCCTGTTGCTTTATATGAGGTAGTGTCGAAATTAAACGATTCATCAGATATTGATGTGATTTACAGTGATGAGGATAAGCTATTGGATGGGAAGAGAGTCCAACCATTTTTCAAAAAAAAATGGAATATTAATTTGCTTAGTTCAGTTAATTTTATATGCCACTTTGTTGTGTATAGAATATCACTAGTACGCAGAGTTGGTGGTTTTAGAATAGGATACGAGGGGGCACAGGATTGGGATTTGGCCATCAGAATTACGAATTTAACAGATAAAATTGCACATATACCAAAAATGCTTTATCATTGGCGGATTTCAACTACGTCTACTTCTGGAGGAGAGGGTAACAAACCGTATATTAAAGAAGTTCAGGATAGAATGTTGAAGAGTCATTTTTAG
- a CDS encoding glycosyltransferase, translating into MGISILINKSMATIKYEGVSAFMKKSLNYTKRRLLKVQQPSTYHFKDILFINGCALPHPQRYRVDHQIEQLHYNGYSCDKVYFEEVTSEMAKYYRAFVFFRCPFTEEVGELIQRAKYFNKKVFFDVDDLVIDQKYVKDVKYLNTMSSSELDLYLEGVERHKKTLLMCDYALTTTSRLAKELSNYVEEVYINRNVASDQMIELSNRALANQTDRSSDKVILGYFSGSITHNEDFELILEVLEKIFIRYSNVFLKVVGILDIPEKLEVFKDRIIIEKFTDWTKLPEIISSVDINLAPLVNNVFNEAKSENKWTEAALVKIPTVASGVGAFKEVINHKVNGILCDNSQEWFENLEMLIKDEKYRIKLGEYAHKDVMHGWTTSSTGYRLLDFIESKLNDNVAFVLPSTKISGGVNVVIKHCNILRAEGIDVTVISMSEDDENIVNKDGEVNVISYYAHSFHGLFRKCVATLWTTTNFLNTYPKIRDKYYLVQSYETNFYEPGNHMRIWANLTYNYFSEIKYITISKWCESWLKDHFKKEVKYAPNGIDLSLFAFKERTHYGKIRILIEGSSSDRNKNVDESFMITNQLDRGKYEIWYLTYDDKPKSWYVIDKFLHKVPYDEVSDVYSQCDILLKSSRLESFSYPPLEMMATGGVSIVAPNEGNLEYLIHNVNCLLYEPGNIQNALEMIEIVCTNEELRKKIIANGLKTVKEREWSKIKYEVLELYDFHKKVTNGDYYEQKSS; encoded by the coding sequence TTGGGTATATCAATATTAATTAATAAGTCAATGGCTACTATAAAATATGAAGGTGTATCTGCATTTATGAAGAAATCTCTAAATTATACTAAAAGGAGATTATTGAAAGTTCAACAACCTTCAACGTACCATTTCAAAGATATACTTTTCATAAATGGTTGTGCTCTTCCACACCCACAACGTTATAGGGTGGATCATCAGATTGAACAATTACATTATAATGGCTATTCATGTGATAAGGTTTATTTTGAGGAAGTAACATCGGAAATGGCGAAATATTACAGGGCATTTGTGTTTTTTCGCTGTCCCTTTACAGAAGAAGTAGGGGAATTAATTCAACGAGCTAAATATTTTAACAAAAAGGTTTTTTTTGATGTTGATGACCTCGTTATTGATCAAAAGTATGTAAAAGATGTAAAGTATCTCAACACAATGAGTAGTTCCGAGTTGGATTTATATCTTGAAGGTGTAGAACGCCATAAGAAAACTCTTTTAATGTGCGATTATGCATTAACCACAACGAGTAGGCTTGCTAAGGAATTAAGTAATTATGTTGAGGAGGTGTATATAAATCGTAACGTAGCATCTGACCAGATGATAGAGTTATCTAATAGGGCACTAGCTAACCAAACCGATCGGTCTTCTGATAAAGTTATATTAGGTTATTTTAGTGGAAGCATAACACATAATGAGGATTTTGAGCTGATTTTAGAAGTTTTAGAAAAGATATTCATTAGATATAGTAACGTTTTCCTTAAAGTGGTGGGCATACTTGATATACCCGAAAAATTAGAGGTGTTTAAGGATAGAATCATTATTGAAAAATTTACGGATTGGACAAAACTTCCTGAGATTATTTCTAGCGTTGATATAAACCTAGCTCCCCTTGTTAATAACGTCTTCAATGAGGCGAAATCTGAAAATAAATGGACAGAAGCGGCTTTAGTAAAAATCCCAACTGTTGCCAGTGGTGTGGGGGCCTTTAAAGAAGTCATCAACCACAAGGTCAATGGAATCTTATGTGATAACTCACAAGAATGGTTTGAGAATTTGGAAATGCTTATTAAAGATGAAAAATATAGGATTAAACTTGGTGAATACGCTCATAAAGATGTAATGCATGGATGGACAACATCAAGTACGGGGTATAGATTACTGGATTTTATAGAATCAAAATTGAATGATAATGTGGCTTTTGTGTTACCTTCAACAAAAATTAGTGGAGGGGTTAATGTAGTAATTAAACACTGTAACATTCTTCGAGCTGAAGGCATAGATGTAACAGTAATCTCTATGAGTGAAGATGATGAGAACATAGTTAATAAAGATGGAGAAGTAAATGTTATTTCGTATTATGCTCATTCGTTTCATGGGTTATTTAGAAAGTGTGTTGCGACTCTTTGGACAACAACAAATTTTTTGAATACTTATCCAAAGATTAGAGATAAGTATTATTTAGTGCAAAGCTATGAGACTAATTTTTATGAGCCTGGAAACCACATGAGAATATGGGCAAATTTGACTTACAACTATTTTTCTGAAATTAAGTATATAACCATCTCCAAATGGTGTGAGTCTTGGCTTAAAGATCACTTCAAAAAAGAAGTGAAATACGCACCGAATGGAATTGATCTAAGCTTGTTCGCTTTTAAAGAGAGGACACATTATGGTAAAATAAGGATTCTCATAGAAGGCAGTTCAAGCGATCGGAATAAAAACGTAGATGAGAGTTTTATGATTACTAATCAACTCGATCGTGGAAAATATGAAATTTGGTATCTAACCTATGATGATAAGCCCAAGAGTTGGTATGTTATAGACAAGTTTCTACATAAAGTTCCATATGACGAAGTTAGTGATGTATATTCACAATGCGATATTTTGCTGAAATCTAGTCGGTTGGAAAGTTTCTCCTACCCCCCTCTTGAAATGATGGCAACCGGAGGAGTTTCGATAGTTGCTCCTAATGAGGGGAATTTAGAATACTTAATTCATAATGTAAACTGCTTATTATATGAGCCAGGAAATATACAGAACGCTTTAGAAATGATAGAGATTGTTTGTACAAATGAAGAACTAAGGAAGAAAATTATAGCGAATGGCTTGAAAACAGTTAAGGAAAGAGAATGGAGTAAAATTAAATATGAGGTGCTAGAATTGTATGATTTTCATAAGAAAGTAACTAATGGTGATTATTATGAACAAAAATCGAGCTAA
- a CDS encoding DUF2142 domain-containing protein produces MEATRDIHIKGLTIEQHFMKLLIVFGLLFVFIVPPFQMADEDSHFKKAYLVSQFSFLPNNVDGVIGNYIPNEILEFEASHRYMINAIDEKYSYSRLSTYFSLFTDYIEKSHVEYSTAKTNPILYIPQAGAMLFVNSLMKFLGMRDFQSISPLMYMYAGRIGNLFFYIICIYSSIRLIPVYKRLLFFLSIMPMSVGLATSLSYDSMVIGLCFLTFSLIMYYRYNKDHTFFGKKEIIIFSLISILLIELKQVYFPLLLLIFIIPTIKFGTLKKKITSVSIIFTSGLLGHIFWLLVSKSTTAAPGGEAYIKEQLIFIINNPFKYVEVLIRTISQLKFYYLDSFIGNLGWLDTNFPPIFILIYILLLLLFSFVDTNNQVVITWKMKFYCLSLFILIFLLVETSLYLIWTSIPKIGGIGFEIVSGVQGRYFIPFSILGFILLYSNQFVNEWKKRARDMLDVVTLPIAYFTTTFMLFILIFRYWVP; encoded by the coding sequence ATGGAAGCTACAAGAGATATTCATATTAAGGGTTTGACCATAGAACAACATTTTATGAAATTGCTGATTGTGTTTGGGCTGTTGTTTGTTTTTATTGTTCCTCCTTTTCAAATGGCAGATGAGGACAGTCATTTTAAAAAGGCTTACTTAGTTTCTCAGTTTTCTTTTTTGCCTAACAATGTAGATGGGGTTATTGGGAACTATATTCCTAATGAAATATTAGAATTTGAAGCCTCTCATCGTTATATGATTAATGCGATTGATGAGAAATATAGTTATAGTAGGCTTTCAACATATTTTTCTTTATTTACTGATTATATTGAGAAAAGTCATGTGGAGTATAGCACTGCAAAAACCAATCCAATACTATACATTCCTCAAGCAGGTGCAATGCTATTTGTCAATTCACTTATGAAATTTTTAGGGATGAGAGACTTTCAATCAATATCTCCACTAATGTATATGTATGCAGGAAGAATCGGAAACCTCTTTTTTTACATTATTTGCATATATTCATCAATAAGGTTAATTCCGGTTTATAAGAGGTTGCTATTTTTCCTATCAATAATGCCTATGTCAGTTGGATTAGCTACTTCATTAAGCTATGATTCAATGGTCATCGGACTTTGTTTTCTAACTTTTAGCTTGATTATGTACTATCGATACAATAAAGATCATACTTTCTTTGGGAAAAAAGAGATTATTATTTTTTCTCTTATATCTATATTATTAATTGAATTAAAGCAGGTTTATTTTCCATTGTTATTACTAATATTTATTATCCCTACCATTAAATTTGGTACTCTAAAAAAGAAAATTACTAGTGTATCAATTATCTTTACGTCTGGCCTGTTAGGGCATATATTTTGGTTGTTAGTTTCAAAAAGCACGACTGCTGCTCCTGGAGGAGAAGCGTATATTAAGGAACAATTAATATTTATTATTAATAATCCCTTTAAATATGTAGAAGTCCTTATAAGAACAATCTCTCAATTGAAATTCTATTATTTAGATAGTTTTATTGGTAACTTAGGATGGTTGGATACTAACTTTCCACCAATTTTTATTCTAATTTACATTCTCCTTTTGTTATTGTTTTCTTTTGTGGACACTAATAATCAAGTAGTAATAACTTGGAAGATGAAATTTTATTGTCTCTCCTTGTTTATATTAATATTTTTATTGGTTGAAACTTCCCTCTACTTGATATGGACCTCAATACCAAAAATCGGAGGAATAGGTTTTGAGATTGTTTCAGGAGTTCAGGGTAGATATTTTATTCCTTTTTCAATATTGGGCTTTATTCTCTTGTATTCCAACCAATTTGTTAATGAGTGGAAGAAGAGGGCTCGCGATATGCTTGATGTAGTAACACTCCCTATCGCTTATTTCACTACAACCTTCATGTTGTTCATATTAATTTTTCGATATTGGGTGCCTTGA
- a CDS encoding sugar phosphate nucleotidyltransferase: MKGIILAGGTGSRLFPLTKVTNKHLLPVGKYPMIFHAVRKLKQADIIDILIVTGKDHMGDVVNLLGSGNDMGVNFTYKVQDEAGGIAQALGLAEHFVGKDQMVVILGDNVFQDDISQFVQKFREQEIGAKILIHSVEDPKRFGVPELRGNHIVAIEEKPVQPKSNYAVTGIYMFDHRVFEIVRTLEPSERGELEITDVNNSYISDGELTYDVLTGWWTDAGTHRSLAKANELAQDLEFNEEFGVVKM; the protein is encoded by the coding sequence TTGAAAGGTATTATTTTAGCTGGTGGTACTGGATCTAGACTTTTCCCCCTTACAAAAGTAACGAATAAGCATTTACTTCCAGTAGGTAAATATCCAATGATTTTCCATGCTGTACGTAAACTTAAACAAGCAGATATAATTGATATTCTTATTGTTACAGGGAAGGACCATATGGGAGATGTTGTGAATCTTCTTGGAAGTGGTAATGATATGGGGGTAAACTTTACCTACAAGGTTCAAGATGAAGCAGGAGGTATTGCACAAGCTCTGGGCCTAGCTGAACATTTTGTTGGGAAAGATCAAATGGTTGTTATACTAGGTGATAACGTTTTCCAGGATGATATATCTCAGTTTGTTCAAAAATTTAGAGAACAAGAAATTGGAGCGAAGATTCTTATTCATTCGGTAGAAGATCCTAAAAGATTTGGTGTACCAGAACTTAGAGGCAATCATATTGTTGCAATAGAGGAAAAACCAGTTCAACCTAAGTCGAATTATGCTGTCACGGGAATATATATGTTTGACCACCGAGTTTTTGAGATAGTAAGAACGCTTGAGCCATCTGAGCGTGGAGAGCTAGAAATTACTGATGTTAATAATTCGTATATTTCTGATGGGGAATTAACGTATGATGTTTTGACTGGCTGGTGGACTGATGCCGGTACACATAGATCCCTTGCTAAAGCAAATGAGTTAGCACAGGACTTGGAATTCAATGAGGAATTCGGAGTTGTAAAAATGTAG
- a CDS encoding glycosyltransferase family 2 protein, with product MKLLVIIPAFNEEGNLGKLFEKLQEYEMDIVVINDCSTDNTIEICKQYSVNYIDLPNNLGIGGAVQTGYQYAAKANYDIAIQIDGDGQHNPEYISAVIEPIILNEADLVIGSRYIHREGFQSSFMRRVGIKHFSWLIKLLLSKSITDPTSGLRACNRRVINLFSNKYPTDFPEPETIVTLLRNNLKVVEVPVLMNHREMGLSSINKFKAVYYMIKVSIAILIDFFRGKTKEITR from the coding sequence ATGAAATTATTAGTTATCATTCCGGCATTTAATGAAGAAGGTAATTTGGGCAAGCTGTTTGAGAAGCTTCAGGAATATGAAATGGATATAGTTGTGATAAACGATTGTTCAACCGATAATACAATTGAAATTTGTAAACAGTATTCGGTAAACTATATTGATCTGCCAAACAATTTAGGTATAGGTGGAGCGGTACAGACTGGCTATCAGTATGCAGCTAAGGCTAATTATGATATTGCTATTCAAATTGATGGTGATGGGCAACATAACCCAGAATATATTTCTGCTGTAATAGAACCTATTATATTGAATGAGGCGGATTTGGTAATTGGCTCTAGATATATACATCGTGAAGGTTTTCAATCCAGTTTTATGAGGAGAGTGGGAATTAAACATTTTAGTTGGTTAATAAAATTACTACTTAGCAAGTCCATTACTGATCCGACCTCAGGATTAAGAGCTTGCAATAGAAGGGTAATAAATCTATTTTCCAATAAATATCCTACTGATTTTCCTGAACCTGAAACCATTGTGACTCTACTTAGAAATAACCTGAAGGTTGTTGAAGTACCTGTTTTAATGAATCACAGAGAAATGGGCTTATCCTCAATTAATAAATTTAAAGCAGTGTATTATATGATCAAAGTATCAATAGCTATATTGATAGATTTTTTTAGAGGTAAAACCAAGGAGATTACTAGATGA
- a CDS encoding DUF2304 domain-containing protein: MISLHLQLGLIVLNIGLLFLLLESIRKYKLELKYTLMWLILNSASLVVAIFPKILFFISDNIYIETPVNALYLLSFVVVFIILYSNTVIISQLSNQTRKLTQEVGLLKNELEQVKKTNSGIKKEVSRVFYE, encoded by the coding sequence ATGATTTCATTACATCTTCAGCTCGGTTTAATTGTTTTAAACATAGGACTGTTGTTCTTGTTGCTTGAAAGCATTCGAAAATATAAGCTCGAGTTAAAATATACTCTAATGTGGTTGATTTTGAATTCAGCTTCTTTGGTAGTAGCTATCTTTCCTAAAATCTTGTTTTTTATTTCTGATAATATCTATATTGAAACGCCAGTAAACGCTTTATATTTACTATCATTTGTGGTTGTTTTTATAATACTTTATAGTAATACTGTGATTATATCGCAATTAAGTAATCAAACTAGAAAACTTACTCAAGAAGTTGGTCTTCTAAAAAATGAATTAGAACAAGTAAAGAAAACAAATTCCGGTATTAAAAAAGAAGTTTCAAGGGTATTTTATGAATAA
- a CDS encoding GtrA family protein: MNNKLRILVEKHPELIKFIQYALVGVIGTLVHTVVLTISVELFKMAPIYSTMLGFIFSLVISYKLNSIWTFSTTVSIDVFFKYVATCLIGLLVNVLIMFVTVNMLNLYYLYGQLIAIAVVPVFNFTVSRLWVFKK, from the coding sequence ATGAATAATAAATTGAGAATCTTAGTTGAAAAACATCCTGAATTGATTAAGTTTATTCAATATGCCCTTGTTGGGGTGATAGGAACTCTAGTTCATACAGTTGTATTAACTATTTCTGTTGAGCTATTTAAGATGGCACCTATTTATTCAACTATGCTCGGATTTATATTTTCGCTAGTAATATCATATAAACTTAATTCAATTTGGACTTTTAGTACTACTGTAAGTATCGATGTATTCTTTAAATATGTAGCAACATGTCTAATTGGATTGTTAGTAAATGTTTTGATAATGTTTGTTACTGTGAATATGCTGAATTTATACTACTTGTATGGCCAATTAATAGCTATTGCAGTTGTTCCAGTATTTAACTTTACTGTCTCAAGATTATGGGTTTTCAAAAAGTGA
- the rfbC gene encoding dTDP-4-dehydrorhamnose 3,5-epimerase, translating into MVIEPVVHGDHRGFFMESYNDSLFKQHGIAYNFIQDNQSLSVEAGVLRGLHYQLNPKAQTKLIRVLTGAIYDVIVDIRKSSPTFGQWVGVILSEHNHRQLLVPKGFAHGFCTLVPNTQVLYKVDEYYSPENDRGILWNDPALGIDWPTSNPTLSDKDQRHPLLKDAEMNFD; encoded by the coding sequence ATGGTGATTGAACCGGTGGTCCACGGCGATCACCGGGGTTTTTTTATGGAGAGTTACAATGATTCACTTTTTAAGCAGCACGGCATTGCCTATAATTTCATTCAAGACAATCAATCACTATCCGTCGAAGCTGGGGTGCTACGGGGACTTCATTATCAGCTCAACCCTAAGGCTCAAACCAAACTCATACGTGTCCTAACCGGAGCAATTTACGATGTCATCGTAGACATCAGAAAAAGCTCCCCTACTTTTGGTCAGTGGGTTGGCGTCATTTTGAGCGAGCATAACCATCGTCAGCTGCTTGTTCCTAAGGGCTTCGCACATGGTTTTTGTACGCTTGTACCCAATACCCAGGTCCTCTATAAAGTGGACGAATATTATTCCCCCGAGAATGACCGCGGCATATTATGGAATGATCCGGCTTTGGGGATCGATTGGCCAACGTCGAATCCGACATTGTCGGATAAAGACCAGCGGCACCCGCTGCTGAAAGACGCAGAGATGAATTTTGACTAG